A portion of the Homalodisca vitripennis isolate AUS2020 chromosome 2, UT_GWSS_2.1, whole genome shotgun sequence genome contains these proteins:
- the LOC124353856 gene encoding ATP-dependent RNA helicase dbp2-like isoform X1 gives MYRDRGMNRPRGRGMSGGFRDDRRGGPRLGRGGGFKSKQPGSQLRPQRWDNLPPFRKDFYTPHNNVSSRSQHDVMNFRSRYEMTIRGNNVPHPVEDFEEANFPPYVMDNIRRQGFLTPTPIQSQGWPIALSGNDMVGIAKTGSGKTLAYILPAIVHINNQPPVNYGDGPVVLILVPTRELAQQIQQVAADFGSSTRVRNTCIYGGAPKGPQARDLEQGVEIVIATPGRLIDFLERGQTNLRRCTYLVLDEADRMLDMGFEPQIRKIIEQIRPDRQVLMWSATWPKEVRALAEDFLIDYIQLNIGSLTLAANHNILQIVEVCQEHEKEYKLRRLLQEIGSEKENKTIIFVETKRKVDEITRCIRRDGWPALSIHGDKNQVERDHVLQEFRSGRSPILVATDVAARGLDVEDVKFVINFDYPSSSEDYIHRIGRTGRSEQTGTAYAFFTPHNAKHATELVNVLTEANQSINPKLAEMATMAKYGLPKSFGAGGGARINRRGRGGESRGRGGENRGGSRGRGVDRGRPGNRWDVPSSRGGGGGSSYNGFNNGTSRGFQQGNFNFNQPPPPPPSHPYPGAGY, from the exons at GTATCGTGATAGAGGAATGAACCGTCCACGTGGAAGAGGCATGTCTGGAGGATTTAGGGATGATCGGAGAGGAGGACCCAGATTAGGGAGAGGGGGTGGCTTCAAAAGCAAACAGCCGGGGTCCCAGTTACGCCCCCAAAGGTGGGACAATCTTCCTCCATTCCGGAAAGACTTCTACACTCCACACAACAATGTGTCAAGcag GTCTCAACATGACGTGATGAACTTTCGCTCAAGATATGAGATGACAATCCGAGGAAACAATGTGCCACATCCCGTTGAAGACTTTGAAGAAGCAAACTTTCCTCCTTATGTAATGGATAATATCAG GAGGCAAGGATTCTTGACGCCAACTCCAATACAGTCTCAAGGCTGGCCAATAGCTCTCAGTGGCAATGATATGGTCGGCATTGCCAAAACTGGCTCAGGAAAAACACTTGCG TACATTCTGCCAGCTATTGTCCACATCAACAACCAGCCCCCTGTGAACTATGGGGACGGTCCAGTGGTGCTGATACTGGTGCCAACCCGAGAGCTTGCACAGCAGATACAGCAGGTTGCCGCTGATTTTGGCTCCTCGACGCGTGTCCGCAACACCTGTATTTATGGTGGAGCACCCAAGGGACCTCAGGCACGCGACCTTGAGCAGG GGGTGGAGATTGTGATAGCAACACCAGGCCGGCTGATAGACTTCCTGGAGCGTGGCCAAACAAACTTGCGACGTTGCACCTACCTGGTACTGGATGAGGCCGACAGAATGTTAGATATGGGCTTCGAGCCACAGATACGCAAAATCATCGAGCAGATCAGG CCTGACAGGCAAGTACTGATGTGGTCGGCGACGTGGCCCAAGGAAGTGCGAGCACTGGCGGAGGACTTCCTGATTGACTACATCCAGCTGAACATTGGCTCCCTGACGCTAGCAGCCAACCATAATATCCTGCAGATCGTCGAAGTCTGTCAGGAACACGAGAAGGAATACAA GCTGAGGAGACTGTTGCAAGAAATTGGAtcagaaaaggaaaataaaacaattatatttgtggAGACAAAGCGTAAAGTTGATGAAATTACCCGTTGTATTAGGAGAGATGG GTGGCCAGCTCTGAGCATACATGGGGACAAAAACCAAGTGGAACGAGATCACGTTCTCCAAG AGTTCCGCAGTGGAAGATCACCAATTTTAGTAGCAACTGATGTGGCTGCCAGGGGTCTAG ACGTTGAAGATGTGAAATTTGTGATCAACTTTGACTACCCATCATCATCAGAGGACTACATACACCGCATCGGGCGGACTGGCCGCTCGGAACAGACCGGCACTGCGTATGCATTCTTCACCCCACACAATGCCAAACACGCCACTGAGCTAGTCAATGTTCTCACGGAGGCTAACCAGAGTATCAACCCCAAACTGGCAGAGATGGCCACCATGGCTAAGTACG gCCTTCCAAAGAGTTTTGGTGCTGGAGGAGGGGCACGAATCAACCGTCGTGGAAGAGGAGGGGAGAGCAGGGGCAGGGGAGGTGAAAATAGGGGTGGCTCAAGGGGAAGAGGAGTGGACCGAGGACGACCAGGCAATCGCTGGGACGTTCCCAGCAGTCGAGGTGGTGGTGGTGGCAGCAGCTACAATGGTTTCAACAACGGAACATCACGTGGTTTCCAACAGGGGAATTTTAACTTCAACCAGCCTCCACCCCCTCCTCCCTCCCATCCATATCCTGGGGCGGGATACTAA
- the LOC124353856 gene encoding ATP-dependent RNA helicase dbp2-like isoform X2, with product MNRPRGRGMSGGFRDDRRGGPRLGRGGGFKSKQPGSQLRPQRWDNLPPFRKDFYTPHNNVSSRSQHDVMNFRSRYEMTIRGNNVPHPVEDFEEANFPPYVMDNIRRQGFLTPTPIQSQGWPIALSGNDMVGIAKTGSGKTLAYILPAIVHINNQPPVNYGDGPVVLILVPTRELAQQIQQVAADFGSSTRVRNTCIYGGAPKGPQARDLEQGVEIVIATPGRLIDFLERGQTNLRRCTYLVLDEADRMLDMGFEPQIRKIIEQIRPDRQVLMWSATWPKEVRALAEDFLIDYIQLNIGSLTLAANHNILQIVEVCQEHEKEYKLRRLLQEIGSEKENKTIIFVETKRKVDEITRCIRRDGWPALSIHGDKNQVERDHVLQEFRSGRSPILVATDVAARGLDVEDVKFVINFDYPSSSEDYIHRIGRTGRSEQTGTAYAFFTPHNAKHATELVNVLTEANQSINPKLAEMATMAKYGLPKSFGAGGGARINRRGRGGESRGRGGENRGGSRGRGVDRGRPGNRWDVPSSRGGGGGSSYNGFNNGTSRGFQQGNFNFNQPPPPPPSHPYPGAGY from the exons ATGAACCGTCCACGTGGAAGAGGCATGTCTGGAGGATTTAGGGATGATCGGAGAGGAGGACCCAGATTAGGGAGAGGGGGTGGCTTCAAAAGCAAACAGCCGGGGTCCCAGTTACGCCCCCAAAGGTGGGACAATCTTCCTCCATTCCGGAAAGACTTCTACACTCCACACAACAATGTGTCAAGcag GTCTCAACATGACGTGATGAACTTTCGCTCAAGATATGAGATGACAATCCGAGGAAACAATGTGCCACATCCCGTTGAAGACTTTGAAGAAGCAAACTTTCCTCCTTATGTAATGGATAATATCAG GAGGCAAGGATTCTTGACGCCAACTCCAATACAGTCTCAAGGCTGGCCAATAGCTCTCAGTGGCAATGATATGGTCGGCATTGCCAAAACTGGCTCAGGAAAAACACTTGCG TACATTCTGCCAGCTATTGTCCACATCAACAACCAGCCCCCTGTGAACTATGGGGACGGTCCAGTGGTGCTGATACTGGTGCCAACCCGAGAGCTTGCACAGCAGATACAGCAGGTTGCCGCTGATTTTGGCTCCTCGACGCGTGTCCGCAACACCTGTATTTATGGTGGAGCACCCAAGGGACCTCAGGCACGCGACCTTGAGCAGG GGGTGGAGATTGTGATAGCAACACCAGGCCGGCTGATAGACTTCCTGGAGCGTGGCCAAACAAACTTGCGACGTTGCACCTACCTGGTACTGGATGAGGCCGACAGAATGTTAGATATGGGCTTCGAGCCACAGATACGCAAAATCATCGAGCAGATCAGG CCTGACAGGCAAGTACTGATGTGGTCGGCGACGTGGCCCAAGGAAGTGCGAGCACTGGCGGAGGACTTCCTGATTGACTACATCCAGCTGAACATTGGCTCCCTGACGCTAGCAGCCAACCATAATATCCTGCAGATCGTCGAAGTCTGTCAGGAACACGAGAAGGAATACAA GCTGAGGAGACTGTTGCAAGAAATTGGAtcagaaaaggaaaataaaacaattatatttgtggAGACAAAGCGTAAAGTTGATGAAATTACCCGTTGTATTAGGAGAGATGG GTGGCCAGCTCTGAGCATACATGGGGACAAAAACCAAGTGGAACGAGATCACGTTCTCCAAG AGTTCCGCAGTGGAAGATCACCAATTTTAGTAGCAACTGATGTGGCTGCCAGGGGTCTAG ACGTTGAAGATGTGAAATTTGTGATCAACTTTGACTACCCATCATCATCAGAGGACTACATACACCGCATCGGGCGGACTGGCCGCTCGGAACAGACCGGCACTGCGTATGCATTCTTCACCCCACACAATGCCAAACACGCCACTGAGCTAGTCAATGTTCTCACGGAGGCTAACCAGAGTATCAACCCCAAACTGGCAGAGATGGCCACCATGGCTAAGTACG gCCTTCCAAAGAGTTTTGGTGCTGGAGGAGGGGCACGAATCAACCGTCGTGGAAGAGGAGGGGAGAGCAGGGGCAGGGGAGGTGAAAATAGGGGTGGCTCAAGGGGAAGAGGAGTGGACCGAGGACGACCAGGCAATCGCTGGGACGTTCCCAGCAGTCGAGGTGGTGGTGGTGGCAGCAGCTACAATGGTTTCAACAACGGAACATCACGTGGTTTCCAACAGGGGAATTTTAACTTCAACCAGCCTCCACCCCCTCCTCCCTCCCATCCATATCCTGGGGCGGGATACTAA